A segment of the Jatrophihabitans endophyticus genome:
CCACCGGGCGGGAGCCGTACTTCGTCGGCAAGCCCAACCCGATGATGCTGCGCAGCGCGCTCAACAAGATCGAGGCGCACTCGGAGAACACCGTGATGGTCGGCGACCGGATGGACACCGACGTCGTCGCCGGCATCGAGGCGGGGCTGGACACGATCCTGGTCCTCACCGGCTCGACCCGGCGGGCCGACGTCGACCGCTTCCCCTGGCGGCCGGGGCGGGTGCTGGACTCCATCGCCGACGCCGTCGAACTGGTCTGACGCCGCGCGCCGTCCCCGCGTCGGGTGCTTAATCGCGGTGAACGTGTCGGTGGTCACCCCTAGGGTGTGGCCTACCTGACCGGCGAGCGACGAAGGGGGACCCGTGGCCGACGTCATCCGTGCCGAGGGGCTCGTGAAGGCCTACGGCAGCGTCCGCGCCCTCGACGGTCTCGACCTGGCCGTGCCCGAGGGCACCGTGCTCGGCCTGCTCGGCCCCAACGGGGCGGGCAAGACCACCGCCGTCCGCGTCCTCACGACCCTGCTCGTCCCCGACGGCGGCACCGCCGAGGTCGCCGGCGTCGACGTGGTCGGCGATCCGTCCGGCGTGCGGTCGCGCATCGGGCTCTCCGGCCAGTACGCCGCGGTCGACGAGTACCTGACGGGGCAGGAGAACCTCGAGATGATCGCGCGGCTCTACGGCTACCGCAGCCGGGTGGCCCGCGCGCGGGCGCACGAGCTGCTCGCGCTGTTCTCGCTCACCGACGCCGCCGACCGGCCGGTCAAGACCTACTCCGGGGGCATGCGGCGCCGCCTCGACCTCGCCGGCTCGCTGGTCGCCGCTCCCCCGGTGCTGTTCCTCGACGAACCGACCACGGGCCTCGACCCACGCAGCCGCAACGACATGTGGGACGTCCTCGTCGAGCTGGTGCGTGGCGGCACCACGCTGCTGCTCACCACCCAGTACCTCGAGGAGGCCGACCGGCTCGCCGATGACATCGTGGTCATCGACCACGGCCGGTCGATCGCGCACGGCACGGCCGACGAGCTCAAGGCGCAGGTGGGCGGCGAGCGCGTCGAGATCGTCGTCGCCGAGCGCGAGGGCATCGCCGGCGCCCGCGACGTCCTCGCCGCGCTCGCGCCGGGCGAGACGGTCGACGTCGACGAGCACACCCGACGGCTCACCGTCGCCGTGTCGGGGGGCGCGAGCACGCTCACCGAGGCACTGCGCCGCCTCGACGCCGCCGACGTCGCCCTGCACGACGTGGCGCTGCGCCGCCCGACGCTCGACGACGTCTTCCTCACCCTCACCGGGCACGCCGCCGAGGCACCCGAGACCGAACCCGACCCGGGCGACCGTCCCGGGTCCGACCTCGTGGAGGCCGCGCCGTGACCGCGTCGAACGCCCGCACCGCCGGGCTCACCACCACCACGGCCGTCACCGGCGAGGTCCCCCGGTCGGGGCGGCTCAAGGCCTTCGCCGACGGCGCCGCGGTTGCGCGCCGCAACCTGATCAAGATCAAGCGGGTGCCCGACCTGCTGGTCTTCTCCACGCTGTCGCCGATCATGTTCATCCTGCTGTTCGCGTACGTGTTCGGCAGCCAGATCAACGTGCCGGGCATCAGCTACCGGGAGTTCCTCATCCCGGGGATCTTCGCGCAGACGGTCATCTTCGGCGCCACCATCACCGGCGCCGGCCTGGCGGAGGACATCCAGAAGGGCATCGTCGACCGGTTCCGCTCGCTGCCGATGTCGCGCTCGGCCGTGCTCGTCGGTCGCACCGGCAGCGACGTGCTGAACAACCTGCTCGTCATCGTGATCATGTCGCTCACCGGGTTGCTGGTGGGGTGGCGCATCCGCTCCTCGGTCGGCGAGGCGATCGGCGGTTTCCTGCTGCTGCTCGCCTTCGCGTACGCGATCAGCTGGATGATGGCGCTGGTCGGGCTGATCGTGCCGAGCCCCGAGGTCGTGAACAACGCGTCGTTCATGCTCGTCTTCCCGCTGACCTTCGTCGCCAACACCTTCGTACCGACGAACAAGTTCCCGAGCGTGCTGCAGACGATCGCGAACTGGAACCCGGTCTCGTCGGTCACCGCCGCGTCGCGCGAGCTGTTCGGCAACACCACCGATCGCGTGCCGGCCCCGAAGGACTGGTCGCTGCAGCACCCCGTGCTCTACACGCTCAGCTGGATCGTCGTGATCCTCGCCGTCTTCGTCCCGCTGTCGATACGGCAGTACAAGCGCGCCGCGAGCCGCTGAGCCGGCGCGACGGCCGCCGGGGTGATCAGAGCGCCGCGGCGAGCTCGGTCAACGCGCCCACCTCGACGTCGGGGCGGTCGAAGACGGCCGGCCACGGCGCGCCGGTGCGGTTGACGTAGGCGCTGCGCAGCCCCGCGCGGCGCGCGCCGTGCAGGTCCCAGGGATGCACGGCGACGAGGACGAGCTCGCCCGGCTCGACCCCGCACACCTGCGCCGCGTAGTGGTAGGCGCGCGGGTCGGGCTTCCACGGACCGGGCGCGTCGTCGTCCTCGACGCTGAGCAGGGCCTCGAACGAGCCCGCGACGCCGGCCCGCTCGAGCAGGCCCGCGGCGACCGACCGGGCGCCGTTGGACAGCGTGACGAGGCGGTGGCCGCTCACGGCCAGCTCGCCGACGCCGGGCACGACGTCGGGGTGCACGGCCAAGGACGTGAAGCCGGCCAGCACGTGCTCGGTCGCCTCGTCGGGGTCGCGGCGCAGCTCGGGCAGCTGCGACCACAGCGTCGCGAGCACCCCGCGCGCCACGTCGGCGAACGGCCGGGGCGTCCCGGCGAGGCCGAGGGCGTCGCCGTCGCGCAGCGTGCTCGCGAACCACGTCGCGAGCAGCCCGCCGGGCGCGCCGACGTCGACGAAGCGCTCGCCGAGCGGCGCGAGGTCCGACAGCGTCTCGTTCACGTCGAAGACGATCACGGCCATCCCCCGACCCTACGCACCCCGCGCCGGCCGACTGGCGACTTCCCGCGTTGACTGGCGAGCTGCGGGCCGACTGGCGAGCTATAGCTCGCCAGTCGGCCCGCAGCTCGCCAGTCAACGTGCGGTCGGCCCCGCGGTCGGCCCCGCAGGTCGCCAGTCGACGTGCGGTCAGCCCCGCGGGCAGGCCACCCGCACCGCCCGCGGCAGCACGGTGAACTCGACGGGCAACCCGCCCACGACCTCGCCGTCGACGGCGACGTCCTGGTCGCTGTCACAGGCGACGCGCAGGCTGCGCACGCGCAGGGTGTGCACCCGTCCCACCGGCCGGTGCCGCCCTACGGCCGCGTCCGCGACCGCCAGCACCAGCCGCCCGACGGACAGTCGCTCGACCACGATGACGTCCAGCAGGCCGTCGGTGAGGTCGGCACCGGGCACGCGGAAGCCGAGCAGGCCGCCGAAGACCGGCGCGTTGCTGACCGACAGGTGCACCACGTCGAAGGTGCGCTCGCGCCCGTCGTGTTCGACGGTGCACCGGAACGGCCGGTAGGCGCGGACCGCCCGCGCGGCCGCGATGGGGTAGGTGAGGCCGCCGAAGCGGTCCCGCACCGTCTTCTCGGTCGCGAGGTCGGCGAAGGCGACGTTCACGCCGACCGTCGTCGCGTTGAGGAAGGTCAGCGCGCCACGGCCGGCGAGGTCCACGCGACCCGCGTCGACCTCGCACACCCGGTAACCGCCCACGGCGGCCGCGGCCTGCGCCGCGTCCGGCGGGATGCCGAGGGAGCGCGCGACGTCGTTCGAGGTCCCGAGCGGGAGGGGGAAGAGCACGGCGGCCGTCCCCGCGACCACCCCGGCGGCGAGGCCCACCGTGCCGTCGCCGCCCGCGGCGACGACGAGCGGCGGCTCCTCGCCCGACGCGAGCGCGGCATCGACGTGGCGGGCGAGCTCGTCGACCTCGCCCACGTCGAAGGTCCGCACCACGGTCAGGCCCGCCGCGGCGAGACCGGCGCGGGCGACGTCGAGATCCTCGGCCGATCCGGCGTGCGGGCTGGCCAGCAGCACCGCCTGCCGCGGGATCGGCACGGCGGGGTCGGGCGCGTCCGGGTGGTGGACCGAGCTCTCCCGGACCCGGTCGACGACGCGCGCGGCGAGCACGCCCGCGCCGATGCCGACCGCAGCGCCGACGGCGACGTCGCTCGGGTAGTGCACGCCGGTGTGGACGCGGGAGTAGGCCACCGTGCCGGCGACCGGGACGACCGCGGCGCCCGCCGCGGGCAGCGCCGCGGTGACCCCCGTCGCGAAGGCCAGCGCCGAGGCGGCGTGGCCGGAGGGGAAGGAGAACGTGCGCGGCAGCGGCAGCAGCGGCGCGAC
Coding sequences within it:
- a CDS encoding ATP-binding cassette domain-containing protein; this translates as MADVIRAEGLVKAYGSVRALDGLDLAVPEGTVLGLLGPNGAGKTTAVRVLTTLLVPDGGTAEVAGVDVVGDPSGVRSRIGLSGQYAAVDEYLTGQENLEMIARLYGYRSRVARARAHELLALFSLTDAADRPVKTYSGGMRRRLDLAGSLVAAPPVLFLDEPTTGLDPRSRNDMWDVLVELVRGGTTLLLTTQYLEEADRLADDIVVIDHGRSIAHGTADELKAQVGGERVEIVVAEREGIAGARDVLAALAPGETVDVDEHTRRLTVAVSGGASTLTEALRRLDAADVALHDVALRRPTLDDVFLTLTGHAAEAPETEPDPGDRPGSDLVEAAP
- a CDS encoding ABC transporter permease, with amino-acid sequence MTASNARTAGLTTTTAVTGEVPRSGRLKAFADGAAVARRNLIKIKRVPDLLVFSTLSPIMFILLFAYVFGSQINVPGISYREFLIPGIFAQTVIFGATITGAGLAEDIQKGIVDRFRSLPMSRSAVLVGRTGSDVLNNLLVIVIMSLTGLLVGWRIRSSVGEAIGGFLLLLAFAYAISWMMALVGLIVPSPEVVNNASFMLVFPLTFVANTFVPTNKFPSVLQTIANWNPVSSVTAASRELFGNTTDRVPAPKDWSLQHPVLYTLSWIVVILAVFVPLSIRQYKRAASR
- a CDS encoding haloacid dehalogenase type II, whose protein sequence is MAVIVFDVNETLSDLAPLGERFVDVGAPGGLLATWFASTLRDGDALGLAGTPRPFADVARGVLATLWSQLPELRRDPDEATEHVLAGFTSLAVHPDVVPGVGELAVSGHRLVTLSNGARSVAAGLLERAGVAGSFEALLSVEDDDAPGPWKPDPRAYHYAAQVCGVEPGELVLVAVHPWDLHGARRAGLRSAYVNRTGAPWPAVFDRPDVEVGALTELAAAL
- a CDS encoding bifunctional phosphatase PAP2/diacylglycerol kinase family protein; protein product: MSRAGRPGAATRRSPPLRVRLGRWDRRLLVAAARRRTPLRDRVMTTASTLANRSLLWLAVAGALSATGRRRPRTAAASGLLGIGVAATLVNGPLKFAWRRDRPPTDVAPLLPLPRTFSFPSGHAASALAFATGVTAALPAAGAAVVPVAGTVAYSRVHTGVHYPSDVAVGAAVGIGAGVLAARVVDRVRESSVHHPDAPDPAVPIPRQAVLLASPHAGSAEDLDVARAGLAAAGLTVVRTFDVGEVDELARHVDAALASGEEPPLVVAAGGDGTVGLAAGVVAGTAAVLFPLPLGTSNDVARSLGIPPDAAQAAAAVGGYRVCEVDAGRVDLAGRGALTFLNATTVGVNVAFADLATEKTVRDRFGGLTYPIAAARAVRAYRPFRCTVEHDGRERTFDVVHLSVSNAPVFGGLLGFRVPGADLTDGLLDVIVVERLSVGRLVLAVADAAVGRHRPVGRVHTLRVRSLRVACDSDQDVAVDGEVVGGLPVEFTVLPRAVRVACPRG